A genomic region of Rhipicephalus sanguineus isolate Rsan-2018 chromosome 1, BIME_Rsan_1.4, whole genome shotgun sequence contains the following coding sequences:
- the LOC119405144 gene encoding zinc finger MIZ domain-containing protein 2 isoform X1, whose protein sequence is MCSITPMTQLEIVADVYCDGQTLSGSDAGGMSGLGWQSGGGPVSQQQQLSVVTTVWGVTSTTQSAAPYAPGPPQAKGGPYAPSGYPSGSPLGPNKGYSPVPPSRQPPNAYAGYGQNPAGMAGGMPGAMGAAGHGTASEFQTGPSALSTAALVAAATATATATASVVALQEQRQQEVMGGQYGQMGGHQQFPGGGYGVPPQRGPPHGAAATGQMGGLMGPTMGPLGAPSKLGGVGGPLYNQQQQPPPRGRPYPSPQQYLAHKRQQQQQQYPAGPMQGGYMGTPQQQYGPQYPGAAGGPFPKQQGAGYGAPASQGALAAYHQGSPLRGRPPGQGMPTPSAYPGSAQGGQYYQQPMGGPQTQYEQQFMQGGQYAPHGFQQRSMNYQHSPIPGNPTPPLTPASGMPPYLSPSQDTKPVFPDIKPPLPIQKDDELRLTFPVKDGIILAPFRLEHNLAVSNHVFHLKPSVHETLVWRSDLELQLKCFHHEDRQMHTNWPASVQVSVNATPLSIDRGESKTSHRPLYLKEVCQAGRNTVQITVTACCCSHLFLLQLVHRPTVRSVLQGLLRKRLLPAEHSIGKIKRNFSVGPSPQGPNAGPGQNPSGSTGPAEDGVEQTAIKVQLKCPITFKRITLPARGQECKHIQCFDLESYLQLNCERGSWRCPVCSKTAILEGLEVDQYMWGILTNLSNSDVEEVTIDATASWKPVTLKSIKDEHDGTESCSGGKRLKAMSPSSMTMPTTSSWEMGQGLSPYPALPPPDMQSIVNGPSMANGPVMAGGPVMPSGAGMPNGPVMSSGPSMPNGPVMGNGSGIPNGMGYGSRNGGFDFQSQASDFGSPLSHLNDSVASLDHLAAMEKSLNHHEQQMMPMANHHQDAAAPQGTSSRHPVGGGPGSQNSGNNAPGTPGTSGATNTPASSQPQAPPQQQQQPPLSVGSNGPQTPHTPHTPHTPGGPPSVPPQGLEGSGGPDSLAPDLSDLSFDPAAVIDGEGQGQEGLNLLPESCVDAMELLSYLDPPDLGGGAGSTGSSHTGPASSSTAPGGTPANDDLLALFEP, encoded by the exons TGATGCCGGAGGCATGTCGGGCCTGGGCTGGCAAAGCGGGGGTGGCCCCGTGAGCCAGCAGCAGCAACTGTCAGTAGTGACCACGGTGTGGGGAGTGACATCCACCACGCAGAGCGCAGCGCCGTACGCGCCTGGGCCCCCCCAGGCTAAGGGGGGCCCGTACGCCCCTTCTGGCTACCCGTCAGGTTCACCTCTGGGCCCCAACAAGGGCTACTCACCTGTGCCACCTTCACGACAGCCTCCTAATGCATATGCTGG GTATGGCCAGAACCCTGCCGGCATGGCTGGTGGCATGCCTGGTGCCATGGGAGCTGCTGGACATGGCACAGCGAGCGAATTCCAGACAGGACCATCAGCCCTCAGTACAGCAGCCCTGGTGGCTGCGGCTACTGCTACAGCTACAGCCACAGCAAGTGTGGTTGCCCTCCAAGAGCAACGGCAGCAAGAAGTTATGGGCGGACAGTATGGACAG ATGGGGGGCCACCAGCAGTTTCCTGGCGGAGGCTATGGCGTACCTCCACAGCGGGGTCCTCCGCACGGTGCTGCAGCCACCGGCCAGATGGGAGGGCTGATGGGACCAACTATGGGGCCCCTCGGGGCGCCCTCCAAGCTTGGTGGTGTGGGCGGACCTCTTTAcaaccagcagcagcagccaccaCCACGTGGCAGACCGTACCCAAGCCCCCAGCAGTACCTGGCACATAAGcggcagcaacagcaacagcagtaCCCAGCAGGGCCCATGCAGGGGGGTTACATGGGCACTCCACAACAGCAGTATGGGCCTCAGTATCCAGGGGCAGCTGGTGGGCCATTTCCCAAGCAGCAGGGAGCTGGCTATGGGGCCCCAGCCTCCCAAGGAGCTCTGGCAGCCTACCACCAGGGCTCTCCCCTGCGAGGTCGACCTCCTGGCCAGGGCATGCCCACGCCTTCTGCCTACCCAGGCAGTGCACAGGGGGGCCAGTACTACCAGCAGCCCATGGGTGGTCCGCAGACGCAGTATGAGCAGCAGTTTATGCAGGGTGGCCAGTATGCACCACATGGCTTCCAG cagcggagcatgaaCTACCAGCACTCGCCCATTCCTGGCAACCCCACACCACCACTGACCCCAGCATCGGGCATGCCCCCATACCTGTCTCCAAGCCAGGACACAAAGCCTGTGTTCCCTGATATCAAGCCTCCTCTGCCCATTCAGA AGGACGACGAGCTGCGCCTCACATTCCCAGTGAAAGATGGCATCATCCTGGCGCCCTTCCGGCTGGAGCATAACCTCGCAGTAAGCAACCATGTGTTCCACCTGAAGCCCTCGGTGCACGAGACGCTCGTCTGGCGCTCTGACTTGGAGCTGCAGCTCAAATGCTTCCACCATGAGGACCGCCAGATGCATACTAATTGGCCTGCTTCAGTACAG GTCTCTGTCAATGCCACTCCACTGAGCATTGACCGCGGAGAGAGCAAGACTTCACATCGGCCATTGTACCTCAAAGAAGTTTGTCAAGCAGGCCGCAACACTGTGCAGATCACGGTTACAGCATGTTGTTGC TCTCATCTATTCCTGCTGCAACTGGTGCATCGGCCAACAGTGCGATCAGTGCTGCAAGGCTTACTTCGCAAGAGGCTTCTACCAGCTGAACACAGCATTGGCAAGATCAAGCGCAACTTCTCAGTGGGCCCATCCCCTCAAGGGCCTAATGCTGGCCCCGGTCAAAACCCGTCGGGAAGTACAGGACCCGCAGAGGATGGGGTTGAGCAGACTGCCATCAAGGTGCAGCTCAAGTGTCCTATCACTTTCAAGCGCATCACTTTACCTGCTCGAGGCCAAGAATGCAAGCACATTCAG TGCTTTGACCTGGAGTCATACCTACAACTGAATTGTGAACGAGGTTCTTGGCGGTGCCCAGTATGCAG CAAAACTGCCATCCTTGAAGGCCTGGAAGTGGACCAATACATGTGGGGTATTTTGACCAACCTGAGCAACTCTGATGTGGAAGAAGTGACCATTGATGCAACAGCCAGCTGGAAGCCAGTCACTCTCAAGTCAATCAAAGACGAACACGACGGGACAG AGTCATGCAGTGGTGGCAAGCGACTGAAGGCGATGTCTCCAAGCAGCATGACAATGCCAACTACAAGTAGTTGGGAAATGGGACAAGGTCTCTCACCTTATCCAGCCCTACCCCCACCTGACATGCAGT CCATAGTGAATGGACCCAGCATGGCCAATGGGCCAGTCATGGCTGGTGGTCCTGTGATGCCCAGTGGTGCTGGCATGCCTAATGGCCCTGTCATGAGTAGTGGCCCGAGTATGCCCAATGGACCCGTCATGGGCAATGGCTCCGGCATACCCAACGGAATGGGCTATGGCAGCCGCAATGGCGGTTTTGACTTCCAGTCTCAGGCATCCGACTTTGGCAGCCCTCTCTCCCACCTGAATGATAGTGTGGCCTCTCTGGACCACCTGGCTGCCATGGAGAAGTCGCTGAACCATCATGAACAG CAAATGATGCCAATGGCCAACCACCACCAAGATGCGGCTGCACCTCAGGGCACTTCAAGCCGCCACCCAGTTGGTGGAGGGCCAGGATCTCAGAACTCGGGGAACAATGCCCCGGGAACACCAGGTACATCAGGGGCAACTAACACCCCAGCATCTAGCCAGCCCCAGGCCCCtccgcaacagcagcagcagcccccCCTGTCAGTAGGGAGCAATGGGCCTCAGACACCCCATACCCCGCACACTCCTCACACACCTGGAGGGCCGCCCAGTGTGCCTCCGCAGGGCTTGGAAGGCAGTGGTGGGCCAGACAGCTTGGCTCCTGACCTCAGCGATCTGAGCTTTGACCCTGCAGCTGTAATCGATGGGGAAGGCCAAGGCCAGGAGGGCCTCAAT CTGCTTCCGGAGAGCTGTGTTGATGCCATGGAGCTTCTGTCATATCTCGACCCACCGGACCTAGGAGGTGGTGCTGGTAGCACAGGCAGTAGCCATACTGGCCCAGCTTCAAGTTCAACTGCACCTGGGGGCACACCAGCAAATGATGATCTCCTTGCTCTGTTTGAACCTTGA
- the LOC119405144 gene encoding zinc finger MIZ domain-containing protein 2 isoform X4, with protein sequence MQGLLGTSLHHRQNDAGGMSGLGWQSGGGPVSQQQQLSVVTTVWGVTSTTQSAAPYAPGPPQAKGGPYAPSGYPSGSPLGPNKGYSPVPPSRQPPNAYAGYGQNPAGMAGGMPGAMGAAGHGTASEFQTGPSALSTAALVAAATATATATASVVALQEQRQQEVMGGQYGQMGGHQQFPGGGYGVPPQRGPPHGAAATGQMGGLMGPTMGPLGAPSKLGGVGGPLYNQQQQPPPRGRPYPSPQQYLAHKRQQQQQQYPAGPMQGGYMGTPQQQYGPQYPGAAGGPFPKQQGAGYGAPASQGALAAYHQGSPLRGRPPGQGMPTPSAYPGSAQGGQYYQQPMGGPQTQYEQQFMQGGQYAPHGFQQRSMNYQHSPIPGNPTPPLTPASGMPPYLSPSQDTKPVFPDIKPPLPIQKDDELRLTFPVKDGIILAPFRLEHNLAVSNHVFHLKPSVHETLVWRSDLELQLKCFHHEDRQMHTNWPASVQVSVNATPLSIDRGESKTSHRPLYLKEVCQAGRNTVQITVTACCCSHLFLLQLVHRPTVRSVLQGLLRKRLLPAEHSIGKIKRNFSVGPSPQGPNAGPGQNPSGSTGPAEDGVEQTAIKVQLKCPITFKRITLPARGQECKHIQCFDLESYLQLNCERGSWRCPVCSKTAILEGLEVDQYMWGILTNLSNSDVEEVTIDATASWKPVTLKSIKDEHDGTESCSGGKRLKAMSPSSMTMPTTSSWEMGQGLSPYPALPPPDMQSIVNGPSMANGPVMAGGPVMPSGAGMPNGPVMSSGPSMPNGPVMGNGSGIPNGMGYGSRNGGFDFQSQASDFGSPLSHLNDSVASLDHLAAMEKSLNHHEQQMMPMANHHQDAAAPQGTSSRHPVGGGPGSQNSGNNAPGTPGTSGATNTPASSQPQAPPQQQQQPPLSVGSNGPQTPHTPHTPHTPGGPPSVPPQGLEGSGGPDSLAPDLSDLSFDPAAVIDGEGQGQEGLNLLPESCVDAMELLSYLDPPDLGGGAGSTGSSHTGPASSSTAPGGTPANDDLLALFEP encoded by the exons TGATGCCGGAGGCATGTCGGGCCTGGGCTGGCAAAGCGGGGGTGGCCCCGTGAGCCAGCAGCAGCAACTGTCAGTAGTGACCACGGTGTGGGGAGTGACATCCACCACGCAGAGCGCAGCGCCGTACGCGCCTGGGCCCCCCCAGGCTAAGGGGGGCCCGTACGCCCCTTCTGGCTACCCGTCAGGTTCACCTCTGGGCCCCAACAAGGGCTACTCACCTGTGCCACCTTCACGACAGCCTCCTAATGCATATGCTGG GTATGGCCAGAACCCTGCCGGCATGGCTGGTGGCATGCCTGGTGCCATGGGAGCTGCTGGACATGGCACAGCGAGCGAATTCCAGACAGGACCATCAGCCCTCAGTACAGCAGCCCTGGTGGCTGCGGCTACTGCTACAGCTACAGCCACAGCAAGTGTGGTTGCCCTCCAAGAGCAACGGCAGCAAGAAGTTATGGGCGGACAGTATGGACAG ATGGGGGGCCACCAGCAGTTTCCTGGCGGAGGCTATGGCGTACCTCCACAGCGGGGTCCTCCGCACGGTGCTGCAGCCACCGGCCAGATGGGAGGGCTGATGGGACCAACTATGGGGCCCCTCGGGGCGCCCTCCAAGCTTGGTGGTGTGGGCGGACCTCTTTAcaaccagcagcagcagccaccaCCACGTGGCAGACCGTACCCAAGCCCCCAGCAGTACCTGGCACATAAGcggcagcaacagcaacagcagtaCCCAGCAGGGCCCATGCAGGGGGGTTACATGGGCACTCCACAACAGCAGTATGGGCCTCAGTATCCAGGGGCAGCTGGTGGGCCATTTCCCAAGCAGCAGGGAGCTGGCTATGGGGCCCCAGCCTCCCAAGGAGCTCTGGCAGCCTACCACCAGGGCTCTCCCCTGCGAGGTCGACCTCCTGGCCAGGGCATGCCCACGCCTTCTGCCTACCCAGGCAGTGCACAGGGGGGCCAGTACTACCAGCAGCCCATGGGTGGTCCGCAGACGCAGTATGAGCAGCAGTTTATGCAGGGTGGCCAGTATGCACCACATGGCTTCCAG cagcggagcatgaaCTACCAGCACTCGCCCATTCCTGGCAACCCCACACCACCACTGACCCCAGCATCGGGCATGCCCCCATACCTGTCTCCAAGCCAGGACACAAAGCCTGTGTTCCCTGATATCAAGCCTCCTCTGCCCATTCAGA AGGACGACGAGCTGCGCCTCACATTCCCAGTGAAAGATGGCATCATCCTGGCGCCCTTCCGGCTGGAGCATAACCTCGCAGTAAGCAACCATGTGTTCCACCTGAAGCCCTCGGTGCACGAGACGCTCGTCTGGCGCTCTGACTTGGAGCTGCAGCTCAAATGCTTCCACCATGAGGACCGCCAGATGCATACTAATTGGCCTGCTTCAGTACAG GTCTCTGTCAATGCCACTCCACTGAGCATTGACCGCGGAGAGAGCAAGACTTCACATCGGCCATTGTACCTCAAAGAAGTTTGTCAAGCAGGCCGCAACACTGTGCAGATCACGGTTACAGCATGTTGTTGC TCTCATCTATTCCTGCTGCAACTGGTGCATCGGCCAACAGTGCGATCAGTGCTGCAAGGCTTACTTCGCAAGAGGCTTCTACCAGCTGAACACAGCATTGGCAAGATCAAGCGCAACTTCTCAGTGGGCCCATCCCCTCAAGGGCCTAATGCTGGCCCCGGTCAAAACCCGTCGGGAAGTACAGGACCCGCAGAGGATGGGGTTGAGCAGACTGCCATCAAGGTGCAGCTCAAGTGTCCTATCACTTTCAAGCGCATCACTTTACCTGCTCGAGGCCAAGAATGCAAGCACATTCAG TGCTTTGACCTGGAGTCATACCTACAACTGAATTGTGAACGAGGTTCTTGGCGGTGCCCAGTATGCAG CAAAACTGCCATCCTTGAAGGCCTGGAAGTGGACCAATACATGTGGGGTATTTTGACCAACCTGAGCAACTCTGATGTGGAAGAAGTGACCATTGATGCAACAGCCAGCTGGAAGCCAGTCACTCTCAAGTCAATCAAAGACGAACACGACGGGACAG AGTCATGCAGTGGTGGCAAGCGACTGAAGGCGATGTCTCCAAGCAGCATGACAATGCCAACTACAAGTAGTTGGGAAATGGGACAAGGTCTCTCACCTTATCCAGCCCTACCCCCACCTGACATGCAGT CCATAGTGAATGGACCCAGCATGGCCAATGGGCCAGTCATGGCTGGTGGTCCTGTGATGCCCAGTGGTGCTGGCATGCCTAATGGCCCTGTCATGAGTAGTGGCCCGAGTATGCCCAATGGACCCGTCATGGGCAATGGCTCCGGCATACCCAACGGAATGGGCTATGGCAGCCGCAATGGCGGTTTTGACTTCCAGTCTCAGGCATCCGACTTTGGCAGCCCTCTCTCCCACCTGAATGATAGTGTGGCCTCTCTGGACCACCTGGCTGCCATGGAGAAGTCGCTGAACCATCATGAACAG CAAATGATGCCAATGGCCAACCACCACCAAGATGCGGCTGCACCTCAGGGCACTTCAAGCCGCCACCCAGTTGGTGGAGGGCCAGGATCTCAGAACTCGGGGAACAATGCCCCGGGAACACCAGGTACATCAGGGGCAACTAACACCCCAGCATCTAGCCAGCCCCAGGCCCCtccgcaacagcagcagcagcccccCCTGTCAGTAGGGAGCAATGGGCCTCAGACACCCCATACCCCGCACACTCCTCACACACCTGGAGGGCCGCCCAGTGTGCCTCCGCAGGGCTTGGAAGGCAGTGGTGGGCCAGACAGCTTGGCTCCTGACCTCAGCGATCTGAGCTTTGACCCTGCAGCTGTAATCGATGGGGAAGGCCAAGGCCAGGAGGGCCTCAAT CTGCTTCCGGAGAGCTGTGTTGATGCCATGGAGCTTCTGTCATATCTCGACCCACCGGACCTAGGAGGTGGTGCTGGTAGCACAGGCAGTAGCCATACTGGCCCAGCTTCAAGTTCAACTGCACCTGGGGGCACACCAGCAAATGATGATCTCCTTGCTCTGTTTGAACCTTGA
- the LOC119405144 gene encoding zinc finger MIZ domain-containing protein 2 isoform X2 produces the protein MCSITPMTQLEIVADVYCDGQTLSGSDAGGMSGLGWQSGGGPVSQQQQLSVVTTVWGVTSTTQSAAPYAPGPPQAKGGPYAPSGYPSGSPLGPNKGYSPVPPSRQPPNAYAGYGQNPAGMAGGMPGAMGAAGHGTASEFQTGPSALSTAALVAAATATATATASVVALQEQRQQEVMGGQYGQMGGHQQFPGGGYGVPPQRGPPHGAAATGQMGGLMGPTMGPLGAPSKLGGVGGPLYNQQQQPPPRGRPYPSPQQYLAHKRQQQQQQYPAGPMQGGYMGTPQQQYGPQYPGAAGGPFPKQQGAGYGAPASQGALAAYHQGSPLRGRPPGQGMPTPSAYPGSAQGGQYYQQPMGGPQTQYEQQFMQGGQYAPHGFQRSMNYQHSPIPGNPTPPLTPASGMPPYLSPSQDTKPVFPDIKPPLPIQKDDELRLTFPVKDGIILAPFRLEHNLAVSNHVFHLKPSVHETLVWRSDLELQLKCFHHEDRQMHTNWPASVQVSVNATPLSIDRGESKTSHRPLYLKEVCQAGRNTVQITVTACCCSHLFLLQLVHRPTVRSVLQGLLRKRLLPAEHSIGKIKRNFSVGPSPQGPNAGPGQNPSGSTGPAEDGVEQTAIKVQLKCPITFKRITLPARGQECKHIQCFDLESYLQLNCERGSWRCPVCSKTAILEGLEVDQYMWGILTNLSNSDVEEVTIDATASWKPVTLKSIKDEHDGTESCSGGKRLKAMSPSSMTMPTTSSWEMGQGLSPYPALPPPDMQSIVNGPSMANGPVMAGGPVMPSGAGMPNGPVMSSGPSMPNGPVMGNGSGIPNGMGYGSRNGGFDFQSQASDFGSPLSHLNDSVASLDHLAAMEKSLNHHEQQMMPMANHHQDAAAPQGTSSRHPVGGGPGSQNSGNNAPGTPGTSGATNTPASSQPQAPPQQQQQPPLSVGSNGPQTPHTPHTPHTPGGPPSVPPQGLEGSGGPDSLAPDLSDLSFDPAAVIDGEGQGQEGLNLLPESCVDAMELLSYLDPPDLGGGAGSTGSSHTGPASSSTAPGGTPANDDLLALFEP, from the exons TGATGCCGGAGGCATGTCGGGCCTGGGCTGGCAAAGCGGGGGTGGCCCCGTGAGCCAGCAGCAGCAACTGTCAGTAGTGACCACGGTGTGGGGAGTGACATCCACCACGCAGAGCGCAGCGCCGTACGCGCCTGGGCCCCCCCAGGCTAAGGGGGGCCCGTACGCCCCTTCTGGCTACCCGTCAGGTTCACCTCTGGGCCCCAACAAGGGCTACTCACCTGTGCCACCTTCACGACAGCCTCCTAATGCATATGCTGG GTATGGCCAGAACCCTGCCGGCATGGCTGGTGGCATGCCTGGTGCCATGGGAGCTGCTGGACATGGCACAGCGAGCGAATTCCAGACAGGACCATCAGCCCTCAGTACAGCAGCCCTGGTGGCTGCGGCTACTGCTACAGCTACAGCCACAGCAAGTGTGGTTGCCCTCCAAGAGCAACGGCAGCAAGAAGTTATGGGCGGACAGTATGGACAG ATGGGGGGCCACCAGCAGTTTCCTGGCGGAGGCTATGGCGTACCTCCACAGCGGGGTCCTCCGCACGGTGCTGCAGCCACCGGCCAGATGGGAGGGCTGATGGGACCAACTATGGGGCCCCTCGGGGCGCCCTCCAAGCTTGGTGGTGTGGGCGGACCTCTTTAcaaccagcagcagcagccaccaCCACGTGGCAGACCGTACCCAAGCCCCCAGCAGTACCTGGCACATAAGcggcagcaacagcaacagcagtaCCCAGCAGGGCCCATGCAGGGGGGTTACATGGGCACTCCACAACAGCAGTATGGGCCTCAGTATCCAGGGGCAGCTGGTGGGCCATTTCCCAAGCAGCAGGGAGCTGGCTATGGGGCCCCAGCCTCCCAAGGAGCTCTGGCAGCCTACCACCAGGGCTCTCCCCTGCGAGGTCGACCTCCTGGCCAGGGCATGCCCACGCCTTCTGCCTACCCAGGCAGTGCACAGGGGGGCCAGTACTACCAGCAGCCCATGGGTGGTCCGCAGACGCAGTATGAGCAGCAGTTTATGCAGGGTGGCCAGTATGCACCACATGGCTTCCAG cggagcatgaaCTACCAGCACTCGCCCATTCCTGGCAACCCCACACCACCACTGACCCCAGCATCGGGCATGCCCCCATACCTGTCTCCAAGCCAGGACACAAAGCCTGTGTTCCCTGATATCAAGCCTCCTCTGCCCATTCAGA AGGACGACGAGCTGCGCCTCACATTCCCAGTGAAAGATGGCATCATCCTGGCGCCCTTCCGGCTGGAGCATAACCTCGCAGTAAGCAACCATGTGTTCCACCTGAAGCCCTCGGTGCACGAGACGCTCGTCTGGCGCTCTGACTTGGAGCTGCAGCTCAAATGCTTCCACCATGAGGACCGCCAGATGCATACTAATTGGCCTGCTTCAGTACAG GTCTCTGTCAATGCCACTCCACTGAGCATTGACCGCGGAGAGAGCAAGACTTCACATCGGCCATTGTACCTCAAAGAAGTTTGTCAAGCAGGCCGCAACACTGTGCAGATCACGGTTACAGCATGTTGTTGC TCTCATCTATTCCTGCTGCAACTGGTGCATCGGCCAACAGTGCGATCAGTGCTGCAAGGCTTACTTCGCAAGAGGCTTCTACCAGCTGAACACAGCATTGGCAAGATCAAGCGCAACTTCTCAGTGGGCCCATCCCCTCAAGGGCCTAATGCTGGCCCCGGTCAAAACCCGTCGGGAAGTACAGGACCCGCAGAGGATGGGGTTGAGCAGACTGCCATCAAGGTGCAGCTCAAGTGTCCTATCACTTTCAAGCGCATCACTTTACCTGCTCGAGGCCAAGAATGCAAGCACATTCAG TGCTTTGACCTGGAGTCATACCTACAACTGAATTGTGAACGAGGTTCTTGGCGGTGCCCAGTATGCAG CAAAACTGCCATCCTTGAAGGCCTGGAAGTGGACCAATACATGTGGGGTATTTTGACCAACCTGAGCAACTCTGATGTGGAAGAAGTGACCATTGATGCAACAGCCAGCTGGAAGCCAGTCACTCTCAAGTCAATCAAAGACGAACACGACGGGACAG AGTCATGCAGTGGTGGCAAGCGACTGAAGGCGATGTCTCCAAGCAGCATGACAATGCCAACTACAAGTAGTTGGGAAATGGGACAAGGTCTCTCACCTTATCCAGCCCTACCCCCACCTGACATGCAGT CCATAGTGAATGGACCCAGCATGGCCAATGGGCCAGTCATGGCTGGTGGTCCTGTGATGCCCAGTGGTGCTGGCATGCCTAATGGCCCTGTCATGAGTAGTGGCCCGAGTATGCCCAATGGACCCGTCATGGGCAATGGCTCCGGCATACCCAACGGAATGGGCTATGGCAGCCGCAATGGCGGTTTTGACTTCCAGTCTCAGGCATCCGACTTTGGCAGCCCTCTCTCCCACCTGAATGATAGTGTGGCCTCTCTGGACCACCTGGCTGCCATGGAGAAGTCGCTGAACCATCATGAACAG CAAATGATGCCAATGGCCAACCACCACCAAGATGCGGCTGCACCTCAGGGCACTTCAAGCCGCCACCCAGTTGGTGGAGGGCCAGGATCTCAGAACTCGGGGAACAATGCCCCGGGAACACCAGGTACATCAGGGGCAACTAACACCCCAGCATCTAGCCAGCCCCAGGCCCCtccgcaacagcagcagcagcccccCCTGTCAGTAGGGAGCAATGGGCCTCAGACACCCCATACCCCGCACACTCCTCACACACCTGGAGGGCCGCCCAGTGTGCCTCCGCAGGGCTTGGAAGGCAGTGGTGGGCCAGACAGCTTGGCTCCTGACCTCAGCGATCTGAGCTTTGACCCTGCAGCTGTAATCGATGGGGAAGGCCAAGGCCAGGAGGGCCTCAAT CTGCTTCCGGAGAGCTGTGTTGATGCCATGGAGCTTCTGTCATATCTCGACCCACCGGACCTAGGAGGTGGTGCTGGTAGCACAGGCAGTAGCCATACTGGCCCAGCTTCAAGTTCAACTGCACCTGGGGGCACACCAGCAAATGATGATCTCCTTGCTCTGTTTGAACCTTGA